The genome window tccaccCTGGCCTGGCTGCTGTGCCAGGCTAGACTCCAGCtccaatccctccccccacacctggatcACATGCCCAGCTGGTACACACCTGCCCAAAGTCAGCAGCAAggtgactggagccaggaggtgcCTTCCCTGGGGCCGGGAGGTGGGAGCGCAGCTGGGGAAACAGGGGTGTTAAAAGGGAGGGGATACGTCGACAATCTGCCTTAGAGGGCTCACAGTGTGGCCCGGATgtggatcacggctcccagtaTTCCAAAGGGCGCACCCCATATTCCCTGGGGGACCCCAAAGTTAGCCACTCCCCTTTTATGCTCTCCCCCCCACTTAGTGGGATCCCTGGCaaacctctccccagcccccaccattTCCATTCCCAGCAGCGACCTTTCCATTTTTCTCTTAGGGGGCAATGGGGGAACCCATCAACCTGGGTGGGTTTGGGGTCTCTATCTGCCCCACTGGCTGAGATGCAGCATCCTTGTTTGACTGGCATGGGTGACCCAGTCCCATCCCGTAACGGTAATGGCCAGAGGCCTCTAACCAAGAGCAAGACCTCCATTGTGATGCCAGGGCGCTGCCCAGACTCCACCCgaaatcagggccctgttgtgccgggtgctgcccagaccccaactgagatcagggccccgtcgcgccggacactgcccagaccccagccaagatcagggccccgtcgtgccgggcgctgcccaggcATTCAATGAGAACTGGTGCTGCAGAGCTAACAATCCAAACTGACGTGGCGGATGAAGGCAGGATTGTTCTCCCCACagtaaagatggggaaactgaggcccagagcggAGATGTGACATACCCCATGTCAcgcagaactggaaatagaacccaggtatcctgCATCCCAGCTGAGCTCCATAACTACAGAATGAACCATCCGCCTTCACCAGGCagtccccctcccagagcagccTTTGCCTCTGAGTGCCATCCATGGGTCAAGAACCCCATACTGCAGTCATCTCCCAACTGccgaggcatctccctgtgcctgGGTGACGGGGAGCGTGATTGGAAAGCTGCCCCAGGAGTGAGAGCTTGtgactcccctgccccccaggctgaGACCAGACAACTTGGTACATGTAACCCACACTCAGAACTACACAGCCAGGTGAGCCAGGGGGTGACACCCGCCCCCCGGGGACCAGCAGCGGCATTTGCAGAGGGGGGCAGCTACTCAGAGGTCCTCCTAGAAGTGTTGAGAATGAAGGGAACTCCTGGGGACTCCAGCCCCGAGCtatgccagcagggggcgctgcggggcgcgtggcaggagccctggctgggggtggCTCCCggctgctcccagcagggggcgctgcggggCGCGGGGCAGGTGCGCTCCCACTTTTCCAGGCTGCCGGTCCCTGCGGATCCCGGCGCGGCGCTGGCCCGGGGTTAATGTTTAATAGCCCGGTGTGTGCTCAGGGCCGGGGAGGGGCGCCGGGGGCCGCGCTCGCCACGGGCAGCTCCCGGCCCTTGGCCGTCCCGGGCTGCGCCGGCTGGAGATTAGCGCAGCGCCTGTCATTGGCTCAGCGGCCGGGGATAAATCGCAGGGACCGCGGGGCACCGAGACCTTCCTGGTGCAGCCGCCCAGGGGTGCGCGGCTCGGGCCAGGTGGGCAGCGAGGGGCTGGCACCGGGAAACGGGGACCCCCCCAACACCCGCAGAAACGTGAGTGAGGGTCGccggctccagctgggggggtcAGCCAAGGAGGGAGGGGCCAGGAGTTAATCTTCTCTgccggggggctgggcaggcggACACGTATGTGGGGGGGCCCCTGTGCCAGCGGTAAAGGGGGAGGACGCTGCTGGTGCCCCGGGGCTGCTTGGGGGCCAGaccccttttttcccctgcccccccgccaccctgTAGCCCCCCAGGAGCGGGCGCCCAGGTGggtgcagagggggaggggaaagcctGTTGCCTCTCATTGCCCAGAAGCGATTGCCTGCAGGGGGCAATCGGGGCAAGGGGTggcgatggggtggggggagtgtgagGTGGCGGGGACTGTCCTGGGCTGGGACTGCGGTGATCAGAGCTTGCCAGCCACCCCGACACCACTGTAGATGGGCGCAGGGATCCTGTTCTGCCCCCGTGACGAGGAGCTGGGGTCTGTGCCCTATCCCCCCAGGTCCTCTTGCCCTTCCATGTCCCTGGTAATTAAAGCTAGaaggagcccccccacccccgccgtgATGCCTGGGGGAGCCCTTCACATTGGTGCCAGGCAGGCACCAGCAGCGGGCGCCCTCACGTCATGAGCCTCCGTCCTCAGGGTGACCCTGGCAAGGTGGAAAATCACCCAGGAGAAGGAGTAGTTTGAGAGCCTCAGGTTTCTCATGGCACCCACCGGGTTTATGCCTCTCCCAGGCTCCGCTCCCCTCTGACCCCAAACCCCTGAGGCTACCCCCGAAATCTAATCCCCCCTCTCCCGCCCTTGTGTGTGCTGGCGaggggcagccccaggcactcacCCTGGCATCTCTTCCTGCCCTAGGTTTCGCTGGAGAGCCCCGGCCTGGCCCTGATGGCAACAGAGGCCGTGTCCctgccaccctctgccccagaggaGTGCCAGGGGGATGCCCCCGCTGGCCTGTGCCCAGCAGAGGAGGGCATGGATGTCCCCGGGAAGgggcacaggccaggggaaggtGGCATTGACCCCGTCATTGCACAAGAGAGGGAGCCTGGGGCACCCAAGCCCCCTGGCACCACTGGCCAGGACGAGGCCCCAACACATGGACAGTCCCCTGctgcctcaggggaggggggcaaccAGGACGATCACCgcagctcctgccccgctcccccagcgCAGCCAGACCCTGCTGATGCCTCAGGCCGGCCAGCCTGCGGAGGGGAGGGCAGCAAGGATGTCTTTGGTGACCCCCCCGATGCCACCCCCTCCTCGGAGCCACCTCAAGCTGCCAACGCCCACGGCCAAGCGAGCCCCGGGGAGCCAAAGCTGAGTGCCAGCTCCGAGCAGGGCTGCCAGGAGAGCACCGAGGCAGCTGGCACAGAGACGGGCGAGGAGAAGGCCCCCGGCCCGCATGGGGACGAGTCACCAGCCACCGGCCCAGGGTCAGAGCAGCCGGCGGAGGAGTCTGAAAAGGATCCCCGGCTGGCTGGGGAACAGGGACCCCATGCGCTGGGTAGCGCTGGTGCCAAGGGGGGCCAGGATGCCAGCTGCCCACTCCAGCCGGATGGCACGCCGGTGCCAGGGGGACCCTTGCTGGCACCGGGGGACCTTGCCCCttgcagccagcagggggcagcaggcgcCAGGCCTGAGACGGCAGTGCCAAGGTCTCCCATGGCAACTGGTGACTCCTCTGGGCCTGCCCGCCTGGCGCGCGATAGCAGCTgggagccggggggcggggaaggcCAGAGGGAGGGACCAGCTGGCAGCTCAGCAGGTGGAGCCGGTGACAACAATAAACCCCGGGGTGAGGTCGGAGCCGGGGCTGTGGTGGAATCTGAGCCGAACGAGGTGCCACCCAGCGCTGCCGGGCCCCGAGAGACCTCGCCCGGGGGAGACGGTGCCAGGGAGCCAGATGGTGCTGAAGATCTGGGCGGTGCCGCAGGTCCAGCGGATATCAGGGATCTGACTGGTACCAAAGATCCAGCCGGTCCGCCAGAGACAGCCGGTGCCGCAGATCTGGCCAGTGAAGATCCAGCTGCTCCCAGCGATCGGGGCAGTGCGGCAGCTCCAGCCGGTGCCAACAGGCAGACCAGTGCCGGGGACCCAGCTGGGGCCAAAGACCCAGGAGCTGCCTCGGAGCAGAAGGGGGAGAGCATGGAGAACGGGGACCCCTCCAGTGACGGCGAAGCCTCTCCAGCCCTGAAGCCAGGCGGCGAGACCCCCATCGAGCGGGAGATCCGGCTGCACCAGGAGAGGGAGGAGACCCTGAGGCGGCAGCGGGGCCTGGCCAGCTCGCGGGACACCCAGCAGTACGTGGAGGTGCGGATGAAGCCCATCTTGAGCCAGGCCCAGCCACCCGCCCAGCTGCCCAAGGAGAAGGAGCGCCAGTGGGCCGGGGCCCAGATGCAGCGGGAGATCCAGCGGGAGAGGCTCCGTGAGGAAGACCTAGTGCAGCTGGGCAAGGTGCGGGGCACCTATGACCGGGGCaccccccaggagctgcaggagaagaAGATGCTCTTCGAGCAGCagcccagccccgagcccccttcccccaggaagcCGGCGAGGATCACCTGCGGCAGCAGTGCCGAGACCccccgagatcagggcccccgggGACCATCCTTCGCCGAGGCCAACAGCCGGGCCAACATGGTCATCCTGGAGCCCagcaccctgctgcaccccagccccGGCTGCCAGGCCCCCCTGGAGTGGAGCTCCTCGGCCCAGGGCAACCCCTTCTTCAGACTGCGCTCCAGGAGCCCCCAGTCCCggctggagctggaggtgcaggAGGCCCAGAAGAGGGAACAGGAGCtgcagaaacagaggcacagtcTGTACGGCTGGGACCTGCCCGGTGATGCCCAGGGGGCGGCCGAAGGGGAGGAGCTGCGCCGCAGCCAGCCAGGTAAGGGGGGCGCAGCGGGGGCTGCACAAACCGGGTCTAGGGGCAGCTGGAGGAAGGCAGTGCTGATGAGGGGTTAGAGCACTGGGCCTAGGAggcaggactcctaggttctttCCCTGGAACCAGGTGGGAGCATTGCTTAATACCTAGAACtggggtctgggagtcaggacgcctgggttctctttccaACTCCAGGAAGGAACAGGGCCTGAGAGCCTGTGATGGAGGCCTGAGAGCCAGGACTGGGGTCGATGGCCAGCTGTCACTGACTCCCTGTTCGACCTgcactctgtgcctcggtttccccatccgTAACATGGAGCTGATGACACTGACCATCTCTGAGGGCCACTGGTGAGAGACCATTCCAGCCCAGCCGCCGGCTGTGACAGGGAGCTGTTCCCATGGGATGAGTGCAGTGGGACCCCCTTCCTGGCTGCCTCATGACTGGCATCCCACTCGTGCCCAGTGGGTGTTGCCAACGGGCCAGCAGGGAGCGTCCGGATAGTGGGGGTAACGGGCACCCAGATTtgccctcctgctgctcccccaaGGGTCCAATGGCGCAGATGCGGGGCTGGCAAAGACCGCGACTCCTGGGGCAAGACACCCCGGTTCCGGAGCCAGGCGAGGCCTGGAAGAAGCATGTGATGCAGGGAGTAGATGTCAGCATGGTGGGGGCGGGAGAGAGGATCTAGGGGTACAGGAGGCAGGGGGCCTCCAGGGGGCCCTGGAGGGCCGTAGAGAGACAGGTGCATCCCACATGGAGATGGGGGCTTTATCTCCCCTAAAAGGCTCTCTGCCTGTCTCAGCAGCACCTCCGTGAGTGCACCAACGTGCCATGCTCTTGGCATGTGTGGGGCACGTCCCAGGGCCAGGGCTGAGAAGTCTCTAGCTGTccccagggagagagggaggggatcccagcatcccctctccccccccccccccgacccgaggccaggccaggccagaggctgggttcccagccccagccaaccCGGGAGCTGCTGGCCCTGAGCTGCCCCTGGGGAGCCGATGTGTGTACCCAGGGGGCGGTGGCTGCATCAGGGCGGGGCGCGGGGCCGACCTTTGGCTAGAACGAAAGGGAAAACCGCTCAGCggtggtgggaagggggcaggctgGCGGGGCTGTGCCCAGGGCCCAGGgggagccaggagcagggccagccTGTGGTTTCAGAGCCGGGGTTCGGCCTCTTTCTGGGGATCAGGGCCCTGCTGCAGAGTCGTGAGCTGAATGATCAGTATTTCAAGAGCGCCCGGATGCCACAATCAAGATCAGGACCCCACCAcacaccccattgtgctagctggGTGCTGCACGGACCCCCCTGAACTGACAATGGGCCCCCTTTGTCCCAGGTGCTGCATGGATCCTGACCCAAAACAGGGTCGCACTGCgccagcgccccccgccccccccgcataCTGAgactgggccccattgtgccagggacTGCGCAGACACCTAAtgagagccagcccctgccccacgggGCTCGGTCTAAAGagacacagggagggaggggaaactgaggcccagagggcAGAAGtgggtcattggcagagctgggaacagaacccaggcatcctgaatTCGGgtccagtgccctagccactaggtCACCCTACCTAGATGCATCCTCCGCCAGCCCCCGGGGCAGGGTGAATCCCCCTAACCCAGCTGCTAGGGGGGATGGCGTGAGGTGgggcacagggaaactgaggctgaatCTCAGGGGGGCAGGCAGTGTTTCTTGCGGAGGAAGAGGTATTAGGGTACagaatccggggggggggggggcgggagcccCATCGCTCAGCCTGGCAAAGCCCCAGGAAGGAGGCGGAGGGAACCTGCAGACCCTGAGCCACTTTCCTCCCCCTCGTTGCAGAGAGACCATCCTGCGGGAAGCTCGATGTGACCTGGCCTCCCCGAGCCCTGTCGGAGAGCCCCCAGGAGAACGGGCTGGACCAGGTAACTGCCCCCctggcccccctgccccaccttgcACCGCTGACCCAGGTCACTGCCAGGCCTGGCCCTAGGCCAGGCAATGAGCCCTGGGGGCCGTGCTCTGCCACGGACAGGCATCAACCCCCATGAACACACGTGTGAGCGTGGACACATGTGAAGGCGGCAACATGGGGAAGCGCCCACGGAACCTGCCTGGCCACAGACACGTGCTCCAACACACAGTCACACGCCAGAGCCCAGAGCCGTTGCTATTCCTTGAGGAGCCCTGTTGGGTGAGGGGGGGACATTCAGTCCAAGTGTCCCGACTCCTGCCAGATGCATGCATGCAGCCACACATGGGCTGACATACGGTAACGGCCGTGAGCCCCCTCCTGCGTGCTCACTGCTTTGGGAACAATTGCACACACGCCTACAATGTGCAGTGCGGGCATTCGTGCATCCACATAAACACAGCCACCTGAGCCCCTGTACATATACAGACACACGGACACGCGCGGCCTCCCCACACAAACACGCACCGACACACATGAATCCCCCCGGGAGCGCTGCGCCCATACACAGAACCCAGAGACGCACAAAACCACACGGACTCAAACACACACGAGCCTGCACCTGCTCCTCCTCACACGGACGCCTGCCCACGATCACGCAATATTCACAACAGACATGTCTGGGCACACGCAACCATCATCCCCTCTCCTGGGGCCCGGGGCCCTTTCAtcctctagtggctggttcaGGAACTACCACAGCCTGGGACCCCCAGCAGTGGGTGTCATGGCAGCAGCCCCTTATGGTGGAAGGTCAAGGGTTCGATCCCCGCCATGGGTATGCAATCCTTGTTCATTCCAGAGCTGCCCCTGCAGTGGGCACATGGACACGTGGCCTGCCTCGCTGCAGGGAAAGGCCTCTCTCCCTTTGCCACATATTTGCTAGATCTCTGCCTTTGTCCTCAGTGGCTTACGCTGTCCCATCCCCGCCACAGGTGGAGAAAAGCCCCCGGAGCCTTCGCCAGAAAAGTGCCTTAATCCAGCGCTGGGAGTCGGGAGCTGTCAGCAACCCGGAGAGCCAGGAGTAGGGAGCAGCACCGCggagggaagggagagacaaTGTGGAGGGTGGGGAACGTCATAGCACCTCCCATCCAGCTCCAGAACCTACCCCCCACTTGATCCTTGCAGGATCCCACTGCTGGAACCACCATGTGCCCTTCCCACCTACCTGATTGGACAAAGCTTTAATGCGTGTGACCACCCAGGCCGGTTTGATTGGGTGATGAACTACTTTGCTtcgcctcctcccaccccagctttCTCCGTGGACCAATCAGGAGAGACCTA of Natator depressus isolate rNatDep1 chromosome 20, rNatDep2.hap1, whole genome shotgun sequence contains these proteins:
- the MISP3 gene encoding uncharacterized protein MISP3 gives rise to the protein MMGKEPGAGEAQGAMKQATQRHMLVPGGAKPGSEEAGAGRGGAPGAALATGSSRPLAVPGCAGWRLAQRLSLAQRPGINRRDRGAPRPSWCSRPGVRGSGQVGSEGLAPGNGDPPNTRRNVSLESPGLALMATEAVSLPPSAPEECQGDAPAGLCPAEEGMDVPGKGHRPGEGGIDPVIAQEREPGAPKPPGTTGQDEAPTHGQSPAASGEGGNQDDHRSSCPAPPAQPDPADASGRPACGGEGSKDVFGDPPDATPSSEPPQAANAHGQASPGEPKLSASSEQGCQESTEAAGTETGEEKAPGPHGDESPATGPGSEQPAEESEKDPRLAGEQGPHALGSAGAKGGQDASCPLQPDGTPVPGGPLLAPGDLAPCSQQGAAGARPETAVPRSPMATGDSSGPARLARDSSWEPGGGEGQREGPAGSSAGGAGDNNKPRGEVGAGAVVESEPNEVPPSAAGPRETSPGGDGAREPDGAEDLGGAAGPADIRDLTGTKDPAGPPETAGAADLASEDPAAPSDRGSAAAPAGANRQTSAGDPAGAKDPGAASEQKGESMENGDPSSDGEASPALKPGGETPIEREIRLHQEREETLRRQRGLASSRDTQQYVEVRMKPILSQAQPPAQLPKEKERQWAGAQMQREIQRERLREEDLVQLGKVRGTYDRGTPQELQEKKMLFEQQPSPEPPSPRKPARITCGSSAETPRDQGPRGPSFAEANSRANMVILEPSTLLHPSPGCQAPLEWSSSAQGNPFFRLRSRSPQSRLELEVQEAQKREQELQKQRHSLYGWDLPGDAQGAAEGEELRRSQPERPSCGKLDVTWPPRALSESPQENGLDQVEKSPRSLRQKSALIQRWESGAVSNPESQE